AATCGTCACCTCCATAATAATGAGCCACTACTGTATAGCTTATGAGCCGGTAGGGGCAATTGAACAGGGGTAAACACACATCTTTACTAGATTTCACCTGTCAGTAGATACCAGTCTATGACTCTAACCAAAATAGTCTATTGTTCTTGAACCAAACGCACATACGACCATTTGCTTGAGCACATAAGCTGAAGCATGAGACGATAACCAATTGGTCTCAATACAACCCAAGGAGAAGTGATATCATGAGCTGCTCGACAAAAAGTGAAGTTTGCTGCCCGATTTCTTGCGCAGGACTGGACCTGTTTCCGAAGCAATTGATTCTGGTCAAAAGATGTACACCTATCCGTAACATCTGTGACGGTGCGACAGAGGCTGTCGTATTTACCGCAGCAGACACACCTTCCCTGCAGCTGCCAAAAGGTATTATATCCGTTGTAAACACAAGCACGAACTGCACAATGGATGTCACAGTAACAGATATGAGCGGCGCCAACACGTACACGCTGCTTCCTCAATCCTCTGTGACTGTAGAAGTCAACGAATTGAGCTCTGTAACGGTCATTTGTACAGGACCGAACCCTGCCGATTTTTGCACAGGTACGTTCGAAGCCGATCTCCAGTACACGGTCTTGAAGTAGTAGCAGCGTGAATCAGTAGAAGGCACACAGCAAAAAGGCATAACTCTTAGAATGATCTAAGAGTTATGCCTTTACCTTTACATACACTTTGTACAGACTCCCTGCTATAGAATCATCCGCTAACTTCGTCTGCTTCCCGTCAGCAGCAGTAGCAGGAAGGATACGAAGATGATCGATATGGTCCACGCCCACGCCATCGTGTAATGACCCGCATCGACGGCGACGTAGATCGCGGTCGGGATCGTCTGCGTGTGGCCGGGGATGTTGCCAGCGATCATCAGCGTCGCGCCGAATTCGCCGAGGCTGCGGGCGAAGCCGAGAATGTAAGCCGTGACGAAGGCCGGTGCGGCTAACGGCAATGTAATGTAGCGCAGCAGCTGCCATTCGGTGGCGCCGCTCGAGCGGGCGACGTCCTCAAGCTCACGGTCGACAGAGGCGAAGCCGTTCTTGAGCGTCTGGTAGACGAGCGGGAAGGCGACGACGACAGAGGCAATGACGGCGGCCCACCAGGTGAAGACGATCGGCGCAGCGAAGAGCTGCTCCAGCAGGCGACCAAGCCAAGACCGTCTGCCGAGCAGGACGAGCAGGAGGAAGCCTACTACGGTCGGCGGTAGCACGAGCGGTAGCATGAACACCGTCTCAACGAGCAGCTTCCCTCGGAACGATCGTCTTGCCATATACCCGCCTGCAAGCCCTCCAAGCAGCATGACCAGCACACTTGCGACTAGCGACACTTGAAGTGATAGTCGGATCGGCGGCCAGAACGCTTCCCAGTCCATGTCCGTCAGCCTCATGGCGCTTGCGGAGAAGAGAATCCGTACCTCATGAACACGTCCATCGCTTCCTCTGACAGTAAGTATTCGTATAATCGCTGCGCCTCAACAGCTTGCTTCGTCGACTTGATGATGCCGATGGGGTATTCGATCGATGGGTAGTTCGCTTGATCAATTTCGAACGCGAGCCTTACCTTGCTCGAGGTCTTAGCGTCAGTCTTGTAGACGAACCCTGCATCCGCGTTGCCTGTCTCTACATAGCTCAGCACTTGTCTAACATCCTTCGCTTGAACGACCTTCGGCTGCAGCGTATTCCACAGGCTTGCGTGCACGAGAGCCTCCTTCGCGTAGCTGCCGGCCGGCACGCTGTCGGGGATGCCGATAGCAACTGTACGCACGCTCGGCTTCGCGAGGTCGGCCATCGAATGGATCACTGCATGACCAGCCTGCGCTTCTGTGGGGACGACTACAACAAGCTTATTCGTCAGCATGGTTCGCTGTGTCTCTACAGCTACAAGCTGCTGCTCCACGAGCGTCTTCATATGCTTCGGTGCGGCAGTGATGAACAGGTCAACGGGGGCCCCCTGCTCGATCTGCTGCTGCAGCGCCCCGGAGGCGGCGAGGTTCAAGCTTATCTTCACATGCGAATGCTCGGACTCATATTGTGCGACGAGCTCATGGAGTGCATCCGTTAAGCTTGTCGCGGCAGATATAGTCAGCTCGATTGGCTTCTTATCGTTGTTAGCTGCTGGTTCGTCGGTCGAGCATCCTGCTGCAAATAGGATCGCAACCAGAAGCACTGCTACGAGCCTACAGACTCTTATGTTCTCTTTCATCTGTTCTACTCACTCCTGCTAGCGTATCGGTTGCTGAACTAATGGTACCATTATAACACAAGTAAAAGCATGCTAGCGTCTTGACCCGGTTTCGATGGAGCCTGAGAGTGATCCCCTAGTAACCATACTCACACGAGACGTTCATGATATACATGACATAATAATTATTATGTAACTAAATTATACTTGTCGAAGGTGTCTCGCCTTCCGCTTCTATACTAAGCTAAGTGTCACTGGGCATGTGACACGCTGCTCCGAGCATAACAATGGGACCTGTACACAAGCACAAGGTCCCATTGCATTTCAACTAAAGCCGCTTATTTACTCCTATACAGCAAGTATAGAAAGTACGGTGCCCCTACCCCGGCTGTGAATACGCCTGCTGGCACGTCGATCGGTGCAAACAGCATGCGACCTGCTAGGTCCGCCAGCAGTAGAATGATCGCGCCAAGCAGCGCAGCCGTCGGGAGCACGAAGCCATGAGCGCTGCCGACCAGCTTACGCGCCATATGCGGGGCGAGCAGCCCGATGAACGAGAGCATCCCCGCCATACCGACCGCTGCTCCTGCGAGCGCGACGCAGCAGAGCAGCATGACGAGACGATCGCGCTGCAGTCGACTACCGAGACCGATCGCTACGCTATCTCCTAATGACTGCACATTCAGGGCGCTTGCATAGATGAGCGTGAACGGCAGGAACAGCCCGATCCATGGCCCTAGGGCGAGCATCTGCTTCCACCCGGTACCGTAAATGCTGCCCGTCATCCAGTTCAGCACCTGTGAGGCTAAATGGGCCGGCCCGCTGATTAAGAGGAACGTCGTCATCGCCGCGAGCGCCGTCGATAGGCCGATGCCGATCAGTACGAGCCGATATGGCGAGATGCCCTGCTTCCAGGTCAAAACATAATTAAGCGCCGTTGCGACGAAGGCGCCGGCTATCGAGATGAGCGGCAGCCAATGTATACTTAAGCTGCCTGCCGACATCGTCAAGAAGGCGACAGCTGCCACCGAGGCGCCACCTGTAACGCCGATTAGCTCCGGCGAGGCGAGTGGATTGCGGACGATGCCTTGCAGCAGTACACCTGACACGGCAAGTGCAGCGCCGACACATAGAGCGGCTAGCACTCGCGGCAGACGGAACTGAACGACGATAAGCTGAGCGCTCTCGGCAGCGCGACCGAGCAATGCGGCTATGACTTCTCGCAGCGGAATGCTCGAGCTGCCTATGGACAGGCAGACCATCGACAGCAGCACCAGTAGCATGGCTAGTATAAGTAGTGTAATGCGCTGCTTCGTCTTACGTCTTGGGCGCAGCAGCATGGCCGATGATTCGATATTTTTATTTACCGGGCTACTCATGCTTCCCCCTCCTTGCAACATAGATCAGGAACGGCACGCCGAGCAGCGCTGTCGAGACGCCTACAGGCACCTCTTTAGGCATAAGCATATAGCGTGAGGCTACATCAGCTCCGACGAGCAAGAGCGCTCCTCCCACCGCACAATACGGCAGCAGCCACCGATGATCATTGCCAGTAATGAAGCGGCATAAGTGCGGCACGATTAAGCCGACGAAGGCGATCGGTCCGGCTACAGCTACAGCCGCGCCTGCCAGCAGGACGATGCTAACGCACGCCAATATGCGAGTCAGCATTAACCGCTGACCGAGACCGACCGACACATCATCTCCAAGCGCCATGACGTTCAGCGCCCCGGACAGTACAAGAGCGATCACTAAGCCGATCAGCATGTAAGGAGTGACGATCGACAGATGCTCCAGCTTCCGGTCCACAATGGAGCCAACCATCCAGAACAGTGCCTGATCCAGTGAGCTCTTGTCAATAATAACGATTCCACTCGTCACAGACGAAGCGAACGCTGCGATGGAGGCACCAGCAAGCGTTAACTTGACGGGTGTGAAGCCTTGTCCGCCGCGCGAGCCGAGGACGAAGACGAATAAGGCCGTTAGCGCTGCGCCAGCGAAGGAGATCCAGATCATGGAGCCGAACGTCAGCGCCGAGCCGAACATCGAGATCGACAACACGAGCAGCAGCACCGCCCCTGCATTAATGCCGAACACGGACGGCGACGCCAGCGGATTGCGACTCAGCACCTGCATGAGCGCTCCAGCAACCGCGAGACTCGCTCCGACAGCAGCGCCGACAAGGGCACGCGGCACTCTCGCATTCGTAATGACCAGATGATCATTCGAGCCGTCGAAGCTCGTATACGCTTCCCATACGGTGCGCAGATCATAATTATGTATACCGAACAAGACACTCGCCAGCATGCATAGCAGCAGCAGCAGCATACCAGCTGCCAGCACGAGCACCCTGCCTCCTCGAGCCATATGAAGAACGGGCATGTGAAGGTCAACCCCTTTTTCTTATTAATGATACAGAATAAGCCCGTTATTCATTGTAGAAGCGCTGCATACACTTGTCAACGAGTATGATAATCATTTTCAATAAAACTGTTGACAGATGTTGATCCATCCCTTATATTGGCATTGATAATGATTCCCATTGTCAGATGCGGCCGCGTCTAACAACAATAGAATTAGAGGAGAGAAGCTACATATGTTTAGTACATCGAAATTCCGCTTCACCACATCGTTCCTTGCCATCATCATGACTACCATTCTCGTGTTCATGGCTGGCTGCGGCACAGCTTCGACAGATGCCCCTTCGAACGCAAGCTCCCAGAAGGAAGCAGAAGCACCGAAGAAGGACGAAGCTCGTATCATCAAGCATGCTATGGAAGAAACAACAATCAATGGCACACCACAGCGTGTCGTCATCTTGACGAACGAAGGTACAGAGGCGGTTCTCACGCTTGGCGTAAAGCCGGTCGGCGCTGTACAATCTTGGGTAGGCGAGCCTTGGTATGATCATATTAAGAAGGACATGGAAGGCGTTACCGTGCTTGGCGAAGAGACTCAGCCGAACATCGAGCTGATCGCTGGACTGAAGCCGGATCTGATCCTCGGTAACAAGGTACGTCATGAGAAGATTTATGAGCAGCTGAAGCAGATTGCTCCTACTGTATTCTCCGCTGACCTTGCAGGCGATTGGAAGAAGAACTTCGCACTCTACGCGGAAGCGTTGAACAAGAAAGCAGAAGGCGATAAGGCGCTTGCTGAATTCGACAAGAAAGTAGCCGATGTGAAGGGTAAGCTTGGCGATAAGGCCAATACGAAAGTATCCGTCGTTCGCTTCACAGCTGGCGATGTGCGCATCTATCAGAAGCAGACATTCAGCGGTGTGCTGTTCAGCCAGCTTGGTGTCGCACGTCCCGCTTCCCAGGATAAGGACCAGTTCATCGAGAAGCTGACGAAGGAGCGCATTGCCGATATGGATGGCGACGTTCTGTTCTACTTCTTGTCTGAGCAGCCGGGCTCGAACGATGCGGAGAAGGTGTCCAAGGAGTGGATGGCTGATCCGATGTTCCAGAACTTGAACGTTGCGAAGACGAACAAGATCGTGAAGGTCAATGAGGTTGTGTGGAACTTGGCCGGCGGTTATAAGGCAGCGAACCTGTTGCTTGAGGAAGTTGCGAAATATTTCGAAGTGAAGTAAGACAAATGCTGTAAATCATAGCAGGCCCGTCTCATCTGTTCGGCTGATCCATGCTCTGCATGGCGCCGGACAGCGAGTCGGGCCTTCCTTATGTGAATCGCATGCGTGTGGTGTGAGTGACTCCATCAACCTAACTTCTGCGCTCGGAAGCTGCTGCGTTGCCTGTAGCCGCGGAGCCGGTCACCTCCTGAATCCGGAGGAGCCGCTATACGAGCACGAGCGCACGCGAGCGCTTATCGGACCGCTGCTCCATTAAGTAGTGGACGTACGCCTCATCACGGACGAGCCATGCGCTGAATCGACGCTTCACGAATCGCTCCGCCTGTGCGAAGGTCGAGAACCGCTCGCTGCACTCCTGATCGTCGACATCGACCTCCCACTCCTTATCCGATGAAAAGATGAAGATTTGCTGC
Above is a genomic segment from Paenibacillus sp. YYML68 containing:
- a CDS encoding S-Ena type endospore appendage; amino-acid sequence: MSCSTKSEVCCPISCAGLDLFPKQLILVKRCTPIRNICDGATEAVVFTAADTPSLQLPKGIISVVNTSTNCTMDVTVTDMSGANTYTLLPQSSVTVEVNELSSVTVICTGPNPADFCTGTFEADLQYTVLK
- the modB gene encoding molybdate ABC transporter permease subunit, producing the protein MRLTDMDWEAFWPPIRLSLQVSLVASVLVMLLGGLAGGYMARRSFRGKLLVETVFMLPLVLPPTVVGFLLLVLLGRRSWLGRLLEQLFAAPIVFTWWAAVIASVVVAFPLVYQTLKNGFASVDRELEDVARSSGATEWQLLRYITLPLAAPAFVTAYILGFARSLGEFGATLMIAGNIPGHTQTIPTAIYVAVDAGHYTMAWAWTISIIFVSFLLLLLTGSRRS
- the modA gene encoding molybdate ABC transporter substrate-binding protein, whose translation is MKENIRVCRLVAVLLVAILFAAGCSTDEPAANNDKKPIELTISAATSLTDALHELVAQYESEHSHVKISLNLAASGALQQQIEQGAPVDLFITAAPKHMKTLVEQQLVAVETQRTMLTNKLVVVVPTEAQAGHAVIHSMADLAKPSVRTVAIGIPDSVPAGSYAKEALVHASLWNTLQPKVVQAKDVRQVLSYVETGNADAGFVYKTDAKTSSKVRLAFEIDQANYPSIEYPIGIIKSTKQAVEAQRLYEYLLSEEAMDVFMRYGFSSPQAP
- a CDS encoding iron ABC transporter permease; the protein is MSSPVNKNIESSAMLLRPRRKTKQRITLLILAMLLVLLSMVCLSIGSSSIPLREVIAALLGRAAESAQLIVVQFRLPRVLAALCVGAALAVSGVLLQGIVRNPLASPELIGVTGGASVAAVAFLTMSAGSLSIHWLPLISIAGAFVATALNYVLTWKQGISPYRLVLIGIGLSTALAAMTTFLLISGPAHLASQVLNWMTGSIYGTGWKQMLALGPWIGLFLPFTLIYASALNVQSLGDSVAIGLGSRLQRDRLVMLLCCVALAGAAVGMAGMLSFIGLLAPHMARKLVGSAHGFVLPTAALLGAIILLLADLAGRMLFAPIDVPAGVFTAGVGAPYFLYLLYRSK
- a CDS encoding iron ABC transporter permease, with protein sequence MPVLHMARGGRVLVLAAGMLLLLLCMLASVLFGIHNYDLRTVWEAYTSFDGSNDHLVITNARVPRALVGAAVGASLAVAGALMQVLSRNPLASPSVFGINAGAVLLLVLSISMFGSALTFGSMIWISFAGAALTALFVFVLGSRGGQGFTPVKLTLAGASIAAFASSVTSGIVIIDKSSLDQALFWMVGSIVDRKLEHLSIVTPYMLIGLVIALVLSGALNVMALGDDVSVGLGQRLMLTRILACVSIVLLAGAAVAVAGPIAFVGLIVPHLCRFITGNDHRWLLPYCAVGGALLLVGADVASRYMLMPKEVPVGVSTALLGVPFLIYVARRGKHE
- a CDS encoding ABC transporter substrate-binding protein — protein: MFSTSKFRFTTSFLAIIMTTILVFMAGCGTASTDAPSNASSQKEAEAPKKDEARIIKHAMEETTINGTPQRVVILTNEGTEAVLTLGVKPVGAVQSWVGEPWYDHIKKDMEGVTVLGEETQPNIELIAGLKPDLILGNKVRHEKIYEQLKQIAPTVFSADLAGDWKKNFALYAEALNKKAEGDKALAEFDKKVADVKGKLGDKANTKVSVVRFTAGDVRIYQKQTFSGVLFSQLGVARPASQDKDQFIEKLTKERIADMDGDVLFYFLSEQPGSNDAEKVSKEWMADPMFQNLNVAKTNKIVKVNEVVWNLAGGYKAANLLLEEVAKYFEVK